A region of Paraburkholderia sp. BL23I1N1 DNA encodes the following proteins:
- a CDS encoding GMC oxidoreductase, which yields MWTRSQSAAPGDLDIQISGTHLIDPKVSPTGGAIVLACAVTLPKSIGQLRLSSRDPRAAPEIRYNFFDDQNDLGRLVEAVQLSRQIGRSAPFLDVIDHEMAPGNTVDDGKALRANIVSNVAAYLHPTSTVPMGADSDPTAVVDAWGKVRGVEALRVVDASIIPDIPSVPTNVTTIMLAERIAAKLSA from the coding sequence GTGTGGACACGCTCGCAGAGCGCGGCGCCCGGCGATCTTGATATCCAAATCTCGGGCACGCATCTGATCGATCCGAAGGTCAGCCCCACCGGTGGCGCAATCGTTCTGGCCTGTGCAGTGACTCTGCCGAAGTCGATCGGTCAGTTGCGGCTATCGAGTCGCGATCCGCGCGCCGCACCGGAGATTCGCTACAACTTTTTCGATGACCAGAATGACCTCGGCCGGTTAGTCGAAGCCGTGCAGTTGTCTCGCCAGATCGGTCGAAGCGCACCGTTTCTGGACGTGATCGATCACGAGATGGCGCCGGGCAACACCGTAGACGACGGCAAGGCGCTCAGAGCGAACATCGTGTCGAATGTCGCCGCTTATCTCCACCCTACCTCGACCGTGCCTATGGGCGCCGACTCCGATCCCACCGCCGTCGTCGACGCGTGGGGCAAGGTGCGTGGCGTCGAAGCGTTGCGGGTCGTCGACGCCTCGATTATTCCCGACATTCCGTCGGTGCCGACGAACGTCACGACCATCATGCTGGCCGAGCGCATCGCCGCGAAATTGTCCGCGTGA
- a CDS encoding benzaldehyde dehydrogenase — MTTQALLAPTEVWSAKIYSNGWKNPGLGSENVIEKATGAKLGEIGIASPEDVSVAAAIAREAQKDWATTPGPLRGDVLREFSRLVLTHAEELADQIVRETGSIRAKALWEVQMSAREVLEAAALGSQPVGVLTSTAEAGRQSITRRIPVGVIGVITPWNSPFILGSRAIGPALAMGNAVILKPDLQTPAAGGVSFARLFEEAGLPAGLFHVLPGGAETGAALVEEPLVDMISFTGSTRVGRQIGSIAGGQLKRVSLELGGNNPYIVLDDADIEAAASAGAWGSFFHQGQICLTAGRHLVHEKVAEAYAEALARKAKALIVGDPFDEKVQLGPIINERQAANVERIVAETLARGAKALTGGSRNGLFFEPTVITGVTRGMAAFEEEIFGPVAPITMFRTGDEAVELANATEYGLVAAVASANLARAQSIAGRLHSGIIHINDQTVLHEVYGPIGGVGASGNGFNHSTLTNADQFSEWQWITTRSRIPAYPF, encoded by the coding sequence ATGACGACTCAAGCACTACTCGCTCCGACAGAAGTCTGGAGCGCGAAAATCTACAGCAATGGATGGAAGAACCCCGGCCTCGGCAGTGAAAATGTGATCGAGAAGGCAACGGGCGCGAAGCTCGGCGAAATTGGTATCGCTTCGCCGGAAGATGTGTCGGTAGCAGCCGCTATTGCCCGCGAGGCCCAAAAGGATTGGGCAACCACACCGGGCCCGCTGCGCGGCGATGTACTCAGGGAGTTTTCCCGGCTCGTGCTGACGCACGCCGAAGAACTCGCCGATCAGATCGTCAGGGAGACCGGCTCGATCAGGGCGAAAGCATTATGGGAAGTCCAGATGTCCGCCCGGGAAGTGCTGGAAGCCGCTGCTCTCGGCAGTCAGCCGGTGGGCGTGCTCACGTCCACTGCGGAGGCCGGTCGCCAAAGCATCACGCGGCGTATTCCGGTGGGTGTGATCGGCGTCATCACGCCCTGGAATTCACCGTTCATTCTGGGCTCGCGGGCGATCGGCCCGGCCCTCGCGATGGGCAATGCGGTGATACTGAAGCCCGATTTGCAAACACCGGCGGCGGGAGGTGTCAGTTTCGCACGTCTGTTCGAAGAAGCCGGGCTGCCCGCGGGGCTCTTCCATGTTCTGCCTGGCGGCGCCGAGACGGGTGCGGCACTCGTCGAGGAACCGCTGGTCGATATGATCAGCTTCACGGGGTCCACTCGCGTGGGGCGGCAGATTGGCTCGATTGCGGGCGGCCAGCTCAAGCGCGTCTCACTCGAGCTTGGCGGCAACAACCCTTACATCGTACTGGACGACGCGGATATCGAGGCGGCAGCGAGCGCCGGAGCATGGGGCTCTTTTTTCCATCAAGGACAGATTTGCCTCACGGCCGGGCGTCACCTTGTCCATGAGAAAGTCGCCGAAGCGTATGCCGAAGCGCTGGCAAGAAAAGCCAAGGCGCTGATCGTCGGCGATCCGTTTGACGAGAAGGTTCAACTCGGCCCCATCATCAATGAACGTCAGGCTGCCAATGTAGAGCGCATTGTCGCCGAGACACTCGCCAGGGGCGCAAAGGCATTGACCGGCGGCTCGCGCAATGGGCTCTTTTTCGAACCGACTGTTATCACTGGCGTGACACGTGGCATGGCCGCATTCGAGGAGGAGATCTTTGGCCCCGTGGCGCCGATCACCATGTTCAGGACCGGCGACGAAGCGGTCGAGCTCGCCAATGCTACGGAATACGGACTGGTCGCGGCTGTCGCGTCGGCCAATCTCGCTCGAGCGCAAAGCATTGCTGGCCGGCTTCACTCCGGCATCATCCACATCAACGATCAGACAGTGTTGCACGAGGTGTATGGTCCGATCGGTGGAGTCGGCGCATCGGGCAACGGCTTCAATCACAGCACGCTGACTAACGCCGATCAATTCAGCGAGTGGCAATGGATCACGACCCGGTCGCGGATTCCCGCTTATCCGTTCTGA
- a CDS encoding ester cyclase translates to MSREDDNKAVVGRWFNDFWGKTCNLDIVDELAAPDMLLRYSLHEARRGREDIKAFMTGFREAFPDLNFWGAADLIAEGDYVVGRWEGGGTHTGPAFSDFLIGSLPAATGRKMHFTGTTVLRLNAGKIVEEIGLDDGVTALQQLGLIKAV, encoded by the coding sequence ATGTCTAGAGAAGATGACAACAAGGCCGTCGTGGGACGCTGGTTCAACGATTTCTGGGGCAAGACCTGCAACCTCGATATCGTCGACGAACTGGCTGCGCCCGACATGCTGCTTCGCTACTCGCTGCACGAAGCACGTCGTGGCCGCGAGGACATCAAGGCATTCATGACCGGTTTCCGCGAAGCATTTCCAGACCTCAACTTCTGGGGTGCCGCTGATCTCATCGCCGAGGGAGACTATGTAGTCGGTCGCTGGGAAGGCGGCGGTACGCATACCGGCCCGGCATTCAGCGACTTTCTGATTGGATCGTTACCTGCGGCGACCGGCCGGAAAATGCATTTCACAGGCACCACCGTGCTACGACTCAACGCCGGCAAGATCGTCGAAGAAATCGGACTGGACGATGGCGTGACCGCCCTTCAGCAACTCGGGCTGATCAAGGCAGTGTGA
- a CDS encoding DHA2 family efflux MFS transporter permease subunit codes for MNPSTTAGAPAPLTGARFALGTLAVALATFMNVLDSSIANVAIPTISGNLGVSVDEGTWVITLFAAANAISIPLTGWLTQRVGQVKLFVWAILLFVFSSWLCGLASTLPILLAARIVQGAVAGPLVPLSQSMLLGSFPKEKSSSALSLWAMTATVGPIAGPALGGWITDSYSWSWIFYINIPVGLFAAGTIWAIYRDRETPARKLPIDKVGLFSLIAWVASLQIMLDKGKDLDWFNSPVIWALSVFALISFVFFLIWELTEEKPIINLRLFAGRNFLGGTVAISVAYAVFFANLVILPQWIQGFLGYRSVDAGLVTAPLGIFAVILAPFLGKIMPKSDMRVLATLAFLGFAGVFFMRSLYTTGVGPYTLVLPTLLQGIPTALFFTPLTAIILSGLSPDKIPAAAGLSNFVRIFAGAVGTSLLSTGWNNRTILHHARLTEQTSVNNPTFVDAIANLQTTLDVSTAKATAFFEASLNAQATMLGLNDIFWLSGGIFLVIIPLIWVTKPGKGASAGAAGASGH; via the coding sequence ATGAACCCGTCGACAACTGCAGGCGCCCCGGCGCCACTAACCGGCGCCAGATTCGCACTTGGCACGCTCGCCGTGGCACTCGCCACGTTCATGAACGTGCTGGACTCGTCGATCGCTAACGTCGCGATTCCGACCATATCCGGTAACCTGGGTGTGTCCGTCGACGAAGGCACGTGGGTCATCACCCTGTTCGCCGCGGCCAACGCCATATCGATTCCGTTGACCGGGTGGCTCACGCAGCGTGTGGGCCAGGTCAAGCTGTTCGTCTGGGCGATCCTGCTGTTCGTCTTTTCGTCATGGTTGTGTGGCCTGGCCTCCACCCTGCCGATATTGCTGGCGGCCCGGATAGTGCAAGGCGCTGTGGCAGGCCCGCTGGTGCCGCTTTCGCAGTCGATGCTGCTCGGCTCGTTCCCGAAGGAGAAGAGCTCGAGTGCGCTATCGCTCTGGGCAATGACGGCCACTGTCGGCCCGATCGCGGGACCGGCATTAGGCGGCTGGATTACGGATAGCTACAGCTGGTCGTGGATTTTCTACATCAACATTCCGGTGGGCCTGTTCGCCGCCGGCACGATCTGGGCGATCTATCGCGACCGCGAAACACCCGCACGCAAATTGCCGATCGACAAGGTGGGCCTGTTCTCGCTGATCGCGTGGGTCGCATCGCTGCAGATCATGCTCGACAAGGGCAAGGATCTCGACTGGTTCAACTCCCCGGTAATCTGGGCGCTAAGTGTGTTCGCGCTGATCAGTTTCGTGTTCTTCCTGATCTGGGAATTGACTGAGGAAAAGCCGATCATCAACCTGCGGCTCTTTGCCGGACGCAACTTCCTCGGCGGCACGGTGGCGATTTCGGTCGCGTATGCCGTGTTCTTCGCGAACCTGGTCATCCTGCCCCAATGGATTCAGGGCTTTCTCGGTTACCGCTCGGTCGACGCAGGGCTCGTCACCGCGCCGCTCGGCATCTTCGCGGTGATCCTCGCGCCGTTTCTGGGCAAGATCATGCCGAAGTCGGATATGCGGGTGCTCGCCACGCTTGCCTTTCTCGGCTTCGCCGGCGTGTTCTTCATGCGCTCGCTTTACACGACGGGGGTCGGCCCCTATACCCTGGTTCTTCCGACCCTGCTGCAAGGCATTCCCACCGCCCTCTTCTTCACGCCGCTCACCGCGATCATCCTGTCGGGCCTTTCGCCTGACAAGATCCCGGCGGCGGCCGGTCTCTCGAACTTCGTGCGGATCTTCGCCGGCGCAGTGGGAACATCGCTGTTGAGTACCGGCTGGAACAACCGCACGATCCTGCACCATGCGCGACTGACTGAACAGACGAGCGTGAACAATCCGACCTTTGTCGACGCCATCGCCAACCTGCAGACAACGCTCGACGTCAGCACGGCCAAAGCCACGGCGTTCTTTGAGGCGTCGCTGAACGCACAAGCCACGATGCTGGGGTTGAACGACATCTTCTGGCTGTCGGGGGGCATTTTTCTCGTGATCATTCCGCTGATCTGGGTGACGAAGCCCGGCAAGGGCGCGAGCGCGGGCGCAGCGGGTGCCAGTGGGCACTGA
- a CDS encoding MarR family winged helix-turn-helix transcriptional regulator, with the protein MDHYSKESFMLTQSVGFTLNTARNVITAEMDAALRDLDISSQHMVILLSLTHGVATTPFELSKLLDIDTGLMTRMLDKLEAKSLLGRSRSVDDRRVVNLALTSKGEEVAARIQEIAPQVLNARLKKFTKVEFDELCHLLRKFVGD; encoded by the coding sequence ATGGATCACTACTCAAAGGAAAGTTTCATGCTTACGCAAAGCGTCGGTTTCACGCTGAACACGGCGCGAAACGTGATCACGGCAGAGATGGACGCGGCACTGAGGGATCTCGACATCAGCAGCCAGCACATGGTCATCCTGCTTTCGCTCACGCATGGCGTCGCGACTACGCCATTCGAACTGTCAAAGCTGCTCGACATCGACACGGGCCTGATGACACGCATGCTGGATAAGCTGGAAGCGAAAAGTTTGCTCGGGCGCTCGCGCAGTGTCGACGATCGCCGCGTGGTCAATCTGGCGCTTACGTCGAAGGGCGAGGAAGTTGCGGCCCGGATTCAGGAAATCGCGCCGCAGGTGCTGAACGCCCGGCTGAAGAAGTTCACCAAGGTCGAGTTCGACGAATTGTGCCACCTGCTTCGCAAGTTCGTTGGCGATTGA
- a CDS encoding efflux transporter outer membrane subunit produces MNTQFSKTSRGARVVKLGVSAIFAAVLSACANYAGIHSDKQITAPQQYESTQSVPAESGHWPAADWADQFGDAQLKALLAEALKGSPTLEQARARVAQAQAFSETAKANTLPRVDANYSLTRQQYSGTALVPPPYAGSWQTENKGLLSASYDLDLWGKNREALKAAVSQTEASQADAEVVKLTLNTSIARTYNQFARLYALRDIAQQEVARREQIDRITAGRIATGLDTEVERKTAQANLATSRASLAALDGSILTTRYQLAALLGAGPDRGLSIARPTLGVGDEVRLPDNLPADLVSRRPDIVAARWRVDALTHEVKEAKAGFYPDINLSAAMGLDAFGFGRFLTAASRTGSAGAAIHLPIFDGGELRAQLKGRYAESDYAVAGYNQTLITALTDVATQLAQIRSSDVQLVDAQAAQEAAQSVDQLAITQYKAGLTNQLTVLNADMNALHADQAVADLKMDRRDQQIALASALGGGYVDTSKDETRRADTAAQSSPAVAAR; encoded by the coding sequence ATGAATACGCAGTTTTCCAAAACCAGCCGCGGTGCTCGTGTGGTGAAACTGGGCGTGTCGGCTATCTTCGCCGCCGTGCTCTCCGCCTGTGCCAACTACGCCGGCATCCACAGCGACAAGCAGATAACCGCGCCGCAGCAGTACGAATCCACACAAAGCGTGCCGGCCGAAAGCGGTCACTGGCCGGCTGCCGACTGGGCCGACCAGTTCGGTGACGCCCAACTGAAGGCGCTGCTCGCCGAAGCCCTCAAGGGCAGCCCGACGCTCGAACAGGCCCGTGCCCGGGTCGCCCAGGCGCAGGCGTTCAGCGAAACCGCCAAGGCGAACACGCTGCCGCGCGTGGACGCGAACTACTCGCTCACACGCCAGCAGTACAGCGGCACCGCACTCGTGCCGCCGCCCTACGCCGGCTCGTGGCAGACCGAGAACAAGGGCCTGCTCTCCGCTTCCTACGACCTCGACCTGTGGGGCAAGAACCGGGAAGCACTGAAAGCCGCCGTGTCGCAAACCGAGGCCAGCCAGGCCGATGCGGAAGTCGTCAAGCTCACGCTGAATACGTCGATTGCGCGCACCTACAACCAGTTCGCCCGTCTGTACGCACTGCGCGACATCGCCCAGCAGGAGGTCGCGCGCCGCGAGCAGATCGACCGCATCACCGCGGGCCGGATCGCGACGGGTCTCGATACCGAAGTGGAACGCAAGACCGCGCAGGCGAATCTCGCCACGAGCCGCGCCAGCCTCGCGGCCCTCGACGGCAGCATTCTGACCACCCGTTACCAGCTCGCCGCATTGCTCGGCGCGGGCCCGGATCGCGGTCTGTCGATCGCGCGCCCAACGCTCGGCGTGGGCGACGAAGTGCGTCTGCCGGACAACCTGCCCGCGGATCTGGTGAGCCGCCGACCGGACATCGTGGCCGCCCGCTGGCGCGTCGATGCGCTCACGCATGAGGTGAAGGAAGCCAAGGCCGGGTTCTACCCGGACATCAACCTGAGCGCCGCCATGGGGCTCGACGCGTTCGGCTTCGGCCGCTTCCTCACCGCCGCGAGCCGCACCGGATCGGCCGGCGCCGCGATCCATCTGCCGATCTTCGATGGCGGCGAATTGCGCGCCCAGCTGAAAGGCCGTTACGCCGAATCCGACTATGCCGTGGCCGGCTACAACCAGACGCTGATCACCGCGCTGACCGACGTGGCCACGCAACTCGCGCAGATCCGTTCGAGCGACGTGCAGCTCGTCGACGCACAGGCCGCGCAGGAGGCCGCGCAGAGCGTCGACCAATTGGCCATCACGCAATACAAGGCCGGCCTGACCAACCAGCTGACCGTGCTCAACGCCGACATGAACGCGCTGCATGCCGATCAGGCCGTGGCCGATCTGAAGATGGACCGCCGCGACCAGCAGATTGCGCTCGCCTCGGCACTCGGTGGCGGCTATGTCGACACCTCGAAAGATGAAACCCGTCGCGCGGACACTGCCGCGCAATCCAGTCCCGCCGTCGCCGCACGTTGA
- a CDS encoding HlyD family efflux transporter periplasmic adaptor subunit, giving the protein MSDTTTSGRKTADTDTVVENTGGASATPATPAGNAPQATPPGKRKLLLALLGLAVVAAGAAYGAYYMTYARYHQSTDDAYVSGNLVQLTPQVSGTVVAVNADDTQIVKQGDPVVTLDGADAKVALLNAEATLGQTVRQVSGLYVNNDFYAATVAQRAADLARANDDLHRREAVAGTGAVSAEDIAHARDAVNVAQAALDAARQQAEANHALTDRTTVERHPNVQAAASKVRDAYLNYARNTLPAPVTGYVAQRSVQVGQRVAPGTPLMAIVPLDGVWVDANFKEGQLKHMRIGQPVELTADVYGGSVKYHGRVVGFSAGTGSAFAVLPAQNATGNWIKIVQRLPVRIQLDQRELQAHPLRIGLSMQVDADTRNDSGTQLGAATTTTYQTDVFAQYGAQADAEIAKIIGENEVVSHASAAKSSVKKVATREQVRNAG; this is encoded by the coding sequence ATGAGCGATACCACCACGTCCGGCCGCAAGACGGCGGATACCGATACTGTCGTCGAGAACACCGGCGGCGCGTCCGCAACACCTGCAACACCCGCAGGCAACGCACCCCAAGCAACCCCGCCCGGCAAGCGCAAGCTGCTGCTCGCGCTGCTCGGCCTGGCTGTGGTCGCGGCGGGTGCAGCCTACGGCGCGTACTACATGACGTACGCCCGCTATCACCAGTCGACCGACGATGCCTACGTCAGCGGCAATCTGGTGCAACTCACGCCGCAGGTCTCCGGAACGGTGGTGGCGGTCAACGCGGACGACACGCAGATCGTCAAACAGGGCGACCCGGTCGTCACGCTCGACGGCGCCGATGCGAAAGTCGCACTGCTCAACGCCGAAGCGACGCTCGGCCAGACCGTGCGGCAGGTCAGCGGCCTGTACGTGAACAACGATTTCTATGCGGCCACGGTGGCCCAGCGCGCGGCGGATCTCGCCCGCGCCAACGACGATCTGCACCGGCGCGAGGCCGTCGCGGGCACCGGTGCGGTGTCCGCCGAAGACATTGCCCACGCCCGCGATGCGGTGAACGTGGCCCAGGCGGCGCTCGATGCGGCCCGCCAGCAGGCCGAGGCCAATCACGCCCTCACCGACCGCACCACGGTCGAACGGCATCCGAATGTGCAGGCCGCAGCCTCGAAGGTGCGCGACGCCTACCTGAACTACGCACGCAACACGTTGCCGGCCCCCGTCACCGGGTATGTGGCCCAACGTTCGGTGCAGGTCGGCCAGCGCGTCGCGCCGGGCACGCCGCTGATGGCAATCGTGCCGCTCGACGGCGTATGGGTCGATGCGAACTTCAAGGAAGGCCAGCTCAAGCACATGCGTATCGGCCAGCCGGTCGAGCTGACGGCGGACGTATACGGCGGCAGCGTCAAATACCACGGCCGGGTGGTCGGCTTCTCGGCGGGTACGGGTAGCGCCTTCGCCGTGCTGCCGGCGCAGAACGCGACGGGCAACTGGATCAAGATCGTGCAGCGCCTGCCAGTACGTATCCAGCTCGACCAGCGTGAACTTCAGGCGCATCCGTTGCGCATCGGCCTGTCGATGCAGGTCGACGCCGATACGCGCAACGATTCCGGCACACAGCTCGGCGCGGCCACTACGACGACCTATCAGACCGATGTGTTTGCGCAGTACGGCGCGCAGGCCGATGCCGAGATCGCGAAGATCATTGGCGAGAATGAGGTGGTCTCGCACGCGAGCGCCGCGAAATCGTCGGTGAAGAAAGTGGCGACGCGCGAACAGGTGCGTAACGCGGGCTGA
- a CDS encoding membrane integrity-associated transporter subunit PqiC yields the protein MSRFSSFSLGMIALGLVAGCATSPSSQFYTLSAVQVVELHPDMKPIAIAIGPVTVPELVDRPQIVSRIDANRVSINEFARWADPLKSQIPRVLAAELAQFIPGSIVSVYPQRVDDNAYRVSVDVQSFDSPTSGTVTLAVIWSVRPPKRGEPVAGRTVVHEAKSEPGYDALVNAHNRGLSSVARDIAVATQSAARQ from the coding sequence ATGAGCCGATTTTCGTCGTTTTCCTTGGGAATGATCGCGCTTGGCCTGGTTGCCGGGTGTGCGACGTCGCCATCGTCGCAGTTCTATACGTTGAGTGCGGTGCAAGTTGTCGAGCTGCATCCGGATATGAAGCCGATCGCGATCGCGATCGGTCCGGTTACGGTTCCGGAATTGGTCGATCGACCACAAATCGTATCCAGGATTGACGCGAACCGTGTCTCGATCAATGAATTCGCCCGCTGGGCCGATCCGTTGAAGAGTCAGATTCCACGCGTACTGGCTGCAGAACTCGCACAGTTCATCCCGGGTTCGATCGTATCGGTCTACCCACAACGCGTGGACGACAATGCTTATCGCGTGTCGGTTGACGTGCAAAGCTTCGATTCGCCCACGAGCGGTACGGTGACGCTGGCGGTGATCTGGTCGGTGCGTCCGCCGAAGCGGGGAGAACCGGTTGCGGGGCGCACGGTTGTACACGAGGCGAAAAGCGAGCCCGGTTACGACGCGCTGGTCAACGCACACAACCGGGGCCTCTCGTCCGTGGCGCGTGATATCGCGGTAGCGACGCAATCCGCTGCACGGCAGTGA
- a CDS encoding intermembrane transport protein PqiB codes for MQLVWLVPFVAVLIAGGLAAQSIMQRGPTITISFTTGEGIEAGKTKIKFKNVDIGVIKSLALSDDHKTVLASAEMSHIASSMLVDDTRFWVVRPRIAGGTVSGISTLISGSHIGMDIGTSQKVRRDFVGLESPPVLASGAPGREFVLKSGNIGSLDIGSPVFFRRLQVGQIVSYALDPDGAGMTVHVFINAPYDKYVTNDTRFWQASGVDVTLDTTGVKVNTESLVSVLIGGLAFENPPDATNTSEADAKRQFRLFGDRGDAMRRHDAIVDKYVLNFNDSVRGLSVGAPVDFRGIVIGEVSAISAHFDPVSKEFSIPVEVNIFPERLVPRENWQSSVGSKQSERKAFADYLISKGLRAQLRTASLLTGQLYIAIDFFPAAPKATVNWNNAIPQLPTVPGNLQGLQDAIASLVAKLNAIPFEGISKDLRKTMSDADALLNTINTDLAPDAKATLAAAREALTSANRAMQSDSPLQQGTTETMQELSRAAASVRSLADYLQRHPEALIRGKSEDKP; via the coding sequence ATGCAGCTTGTGTGGCTAGTGCCCTTTGTGGCCGTGCTGATAGCCGGCGGACTGGCGGCGCAGTCGATCATGCAAAGAGGCCCGACCATCACCATCAGCTTTACTACAGGAGAGGGCATCGAGGCCGGCAAGACCAAGATCAAGTTCAAGAACGTCGACATTGGCGTGATCAAAAGTCTCGCACTTTCCGACGATCACAAAACGGTGCTTGCCAGCGCAGAAATGTCTCACATCGCTTCCAGCATGCTGGTCGACGACACCCGCTTCTGGGTCGTCCGGCCGCGCATTGCGGGAGGCACCGTATCGGGCATCAGTACCTTGATATCCGGCTCTCACATTGGAATGGACATCGGTACGTCGCAAAAAGTGCGGCGCGATTTTGTCGGTCTCGAGTCACCGCCTGTTCTCGCTTCAGGAGCGCCGGGGCGAGAGTTCGTGCTCAAAAGTGGCAACATTGGCTCACTCGATATCGGTTCGCCCGTATTCTTTCGTCGCCTTCAGGTTGGCCAGATCGTGTCCTACGCGCTCGATCCCGACGGTGCAGGAATGACCGTCCACGTTTTCATCAACGCGCCGTATGACAAGTACGTCACGAACGACACGCGTTTCTGGCAAGCGAGCGGCGTGGATGTGACGCTGGACACGACCGGCGTGAAGGTCAACACCGAATCGTTGGTCTCCGTTCTGATCGGCGGCCTTGCGTTCGAGAACCCACCCGACGCAACGAATACGTCTGAAGCCGATGCGAAGCGCCAGTTTCGGCTTTTCGGCGATCGGGGCGATGCAATGAGGCGGCATGATGCGATCGTCGACAAATACGTGCTGAACTTTAACGACTCGGTGCGTGGCTTGAGCGTCGGCGCCCCCGTCGACTTCCGGGGAATTGTCATTGGTGAGGTATCGGCGATCTCGGCGCACTTCGATCCGGTCAGCAAGGAATTCAGTATCCCTGTCGAGGTCAACATCTTTCCTGAACGCCTGGTCCCGCGCGAGAACTGGCAAAGCAGTGTTGGGAGCAAGCAGTCCGAAAGAAAGGCGTTTGCCGACTATCTGATATCGAAAGGGTTGCGAGCGCAACTGAGAACAGCGAGCCTGCTTACGGGACAACTGTACATTGCGATCGATTTCTTCCCCGCGGCGCCGAAGGCGACAGTGAACTGGAATAACGCGATCCCCCAATTACCCACGGTGCCGGGTAATCTGCAAGGTTTGCAAGACGCCATTGCAAGTCTCGTCGCGAAGCTGAACGCCATTCCGTTTGAAGGAATCAGTAAAGACCTCCGCAAGACCATGAGTGACGCGGATGCGCTTTTGAACACCATCAATACGGACCTGGCCCCCGATGCAAAGGCTACGTTGGCCGCCGCTCGTGAGGCGCTCACGTCAGCGAATCGCGCGATGCAAAGCGATTCGCCCTTGCAGCAAGGCACGACTGAAACCATGCAGGAACTATCACGGGCCGCCGCCTCGGTACGCTCGCTGGCGGACTATCTCCAACGTCATCCGGAAGCGCTGATTCGGGGCAAAAGCGAGGATAAGCCATGA
- a CDS encoding paraquat-inducible protein A — protein sequence MNEANLIACHECDLLQWKAPLFERGTARCQRCGAALYRSLPATYDRALAFTLAAGILFVIANCFPIVGLWVKGSLVETTLFGAISSLYADGMWPIAGLVLVTTVLMPALNIAAVIYLLLPLHIGGVPQRPEIVLRVLKHVAPWGMIEVLMLAMLVALVKLQHFASVVPGVAIWAFGAVMVLLAVAAVSFNPRDIWARIESVPGGDVASHVLKAGAKVVTAARAGLSVCHDCGLLSKPLGHVHGGICPRCSAVLHLRKPNSLARTWVFLLAAMVLYIPAVLLPVMVTSTLFKAQSDTILSGVVFLWTSGSWALATIVFIASIVVPMLKILSLAYLAWSTQLRSSLMPRKRTRIYRLVEFVGRWSMLDIYVITILVALVQFGSVATIDAGPGAIAFGSVVVLTMFAALSFDPRLIWDAVELDGE from the coding sequence ATGAATGAAGCCAACTTAATCGCGTGTCACGAATGTGACTTGCTCCAGTGGAAGGCGCCGCTGTTCGAGCGCGGTACCGCGCGTTGTCAGCGATGCGGTGCGGCGCTCTATCGAAGCCTGCCGGCCACCTACGATCGCGCTTTGGCGTTCACGCTGGCTGCCGGGATCCTGTTCGTGATTGCCAACTGTTTTCCGATTGTCGGACTTTGGGTCAAGGGATCGCTCGTCGAAACCACGCTGTTCGGGGCGATTTCTTCGCTGTATGCCGACGGTATGTGGCCGATTGCAGGTCTGGTTCTGGTGACGACAGTTCTGATGCCGGCACTGAACATAGCGGCGGTGATCTATCTGCTCCTGCCGCTGCACATTGGCGGTGTGCCGCAACGTCCCGAGATCGTTCTGCGTGTGCTAAAGCATGTCGCGCCTTGGGGAATGATCGAAGTGCTCATGCTTGCGATGCTGGTCGCGCTCGTCAAACTCCAGCACTTTGCAAGCGTTGTTCCCGGCGTCGCGATCTGGGCATTCGGCGCGGTGATGGTGCTGCTCGCGGTTGCCGCTGTTTCGTTCAATCCGCGTGATATATGGGCGCGTATCGAAAGCGTGCCGGGCGGCGACGTTGCGTCACACGTGTTAAAGGCCGGTGCCAAGGTGGTTACCGCCGCCCGAGCCGGTCTATCCGTTTGCCACGACTGCGGCTTGCTATCGAAGCCGCTCGGTCATGTTCATGGCGGGATTTGTCCGCGTTGCAGTGCAGTGTTGCATTTGCGCAAGCCCAATAGCCTTGCACGCACCTGGGTATTCCTGCTTGCCGCGATGGTGCTCTATATCCCGGCCGTTCTCCTGCCGGTTATGGTCACCAGCACCTTATTTAAAGCGCAATCCGACACGATTCTGAGCGGCGTTGTGTTTCTCTGGACCTCTGGATCGTGGGCGCTTGCCACGATCGTTTTCATCGCCAGCATCGTAGTGCCCATGCTCAAAATCCTGTCACTTGCCTATCTCGCCTGGAGTACCCAGTTGCGCTCGTCTCTCATGCCGCGCAAGCGGACACGTATTTACCGACTGGTGGAGTTCGTCGGCCGCTGGTCGATGCTCGATATCTACGTCATCACCATCCTAGTGGCGCTCGTGCAATTCGGCTCTGTTGCAACGATCGACGCGGGTCCTGGGGCGATAGCATTCGGTTCGGTAGTCGTGCTGACCATGTTCGCCGCGTTGTCGTTCGATCCACGGCTCATCTGGGACGCAGTGGAGTTGGACGGTGAATAA